CGCCAACGACAACCGGATCAGGATCCGCAATCCCTTCCGTACGATCACGCTCCCCTGGGCCGCGGTCGAGGACGTCCGGGCGAGCTACTCCAGCGAGATCTACACGAGCGGCGGCGAGAAGTACCAGCTCTGGGCGATCCCCGTCTCGCTGCGCAGCCGCAAGCGGGCGACGTCCCGCCAGGCGCGGGACGCGGCGAGCGACCCGTACGGGCGCACCTCGGCGGTGGCGTCGGCGCGCTCGGCCCGCAGCAGCCGGGGCCTGGACGCGGAGACCGGACGGGCCCAGGCCGACCAGGCCGTCGCGGACCTGCGCGGGCTCGCGGAGCGCAATGCCGCGCGGCCCGAGGCGCAGGGGGCGGCGGCGGTGCGCTGGGCGTTCGAGATCATCGCGCCGGCCGCGGTCGGGGCGCTCCTCTTCGTCATCGTGCTCGCCGTCGGTTAAATCGCTCACAGGAGCAGATCCATGCTCCCCCTGTACAGGTAGCTACGCGCGTAGATATGCTGCTCTGGTGACCATGCCCAGTACTGCACCCGCATTCGTAGACGCCACCGCGTCCGACGGTGCGCTGCGCCGCTTCCTGCACGGCCTCCCCGGCGTCGACGCCGTCGGCCTGGAAGCGCGCGCCGCCTCCCTCGGCACCCGATCGATCAAGACCACCTCGAAGGCGTATGCCATCGATCTGGCCATCTCGATGATCGACCTGACGACCCTCGAAGGCGCGGACACCCCGGGCAAGGTCCGGGCGCTCTCCGCGAAGGCCGTCCACCCCGACCCGACCGACCGCACGACGCCCATGACCGCCGCGGTCTGCGTCTACCCCGACATGGTGGCGACGGCGAAGGCCGCGCTCGGCGGGGCGCCGGTCAAGGTCGCCTCGGTCGCCACCGCCTTCCCGGCGGGGCGCGCGGCGCTCCCGGTGAAGCTCGCGGACGTGCGCGACGCGGTGGCCGCGGGCGCGGACGAGATCGACATGGTGATCGACCGCGGGGCGTTCCTCGCGGGCCGGTACATGGAGACGTACGAGCTGATCTCGGCAGTGAAGGCGGAGTGCGGGACGGCCAGGCTCAAGGTCATCTTCGAGACCGGCGAGCTCTCCACGTACGACAACATCCGCCGCGCCTCGTGGATCGGCATGATGGCCGGCGCGGACTTCATCAAGACGTCGACGGGCAAGGTCGGGGTCAACGCGACCCCCGCGAACGCGCTCCTCATGCTGGAGGCGGTGCGCGACTACCGTGCGCAGACCGGCATCCAGGTGGGCGTGAAGCCCGCGGGCGGCATCCGCAACACCAAGGAAGCGATCAAGTTCCTGGTGCTGGTGAACGAGACGGCCGGCGCGGACTGGCTGGACAACCACTGGTTCCGCTTCGGCGCCTCCTCGCTGCTGAACGACCTGCTGATGCAGCGGCAGAAGCTCAGCACCGGCCGGTACTCCGGTCCCGACTACGTGACGGTGGACTGATCACCATGGCATCTGTATTCGAGTACGCACCGGCGCCCGAGTCCCGGTCTGTGGTGGACATCGCGCCGTCCTACGGCCTGTTCATCGACGGCGAGTTCGTCGAGGCGGCGGACGGCAAGGTCTTCAAGTCGGTCTCCCCGTCGACGGAGGAGGTCCTCTCCGAGGTCGCCCAAGCGGGCACCGCAGACGTGGACCGCGCGGTGAAGGCGGCCCGCAAGGCGTTCGAGAAGTGGTCGGCGCTGCCCGGCTCCGAGCGCGCGAAGTACCTGTTCCGTATCGCCCGGATCATCCAGGAGCGCAGCCGCGAACTGGCCGTCCTGGAAACGCTGGACAACGGTAAGCCGATCAAGGAGACGCGCGACGCGGACCTCCCGCTGGTCGCCGCGCACTTCTTCTACTACGCGGGCTGGGCGGACAAGCTCTCGCACGCGGGGTACGGGGCCGACCCGAAGCCGCTGGGTGTGGCGGGCCAGGTCATCCCGTGGAACTTCCCGCTGCTGATGCTGGCGTGGAAGATCGCCCCGGCGCTGGCGACGGGCAACACGGTCGTCCTGAAGCCGGCCGAAACGACCCCGCTCTCCGCTCTCTTCTTCGCGGACATCTGCCGCCAGGCGGGTCTCCCCAAGGGCGTCGTCAACATCCTCCCCGGCTACGGGGACGCGGGCGCGGCGCTGACCGAGCACCCGGACGTGAACAAGGTCGCGTTCACGGGCTCGACGGCGGTCGGCAAGGCGATCGCGCGCCAGGTGGCGGGTACGAACAAGAAGGTCACCCTGGAGCTGGGCGGCAAGGGCGCGAACATCGTCTTCGACGACGCGCCCATCGACCAGGCGGTCGAGGGCATCGTCACCGGCATCTTCTTCAACCAGGGCCAGGTCTGCTGCGCGGGCTCGCGGCTCCTCGTACAGGAGTCGGTCCAGGACGAGGTGCTTGACGCACTGAAGCGCCGCCTGTCGACGCTGCGCCTCGGCGACCCGCTCGACAAGAACACGGACATCGGCGCGATCAACTCGGCCGAGCAGCTGGCGCGCATCACCGCCCTCGCCGAGACGGGCGAGGCGGAGGGCGCGGAGCGCTGGTCGCCGGAGTGCGAACTGCCCACGTCGGGCTACTGGTTCCGCCCGACCCTCTTCACGGGTGTCACGCAGGCGCACACGGTCGCGCGCGACGAGATCTTCGGCCCGGTGCTGTCGGTGCTCTCCTTCCGTACGCCGGAGGAAGCGGTCGCCAAGGCGAACAACACGCAGTACGGCCTCTCGGCCGGCATCTGGACGGAGAAGGGCTCGCGCATCCTCGCGGTCGCGAACAAGCTCCGGGCGGGCGTCGTCTGGGCCAACACGTTCAACAAGTTCGACCCGACCTCGCCCTTCGGCGGTTACAAGGAGTCGGGCTACGGCCGCGAAGGCGGCCGCCACGGCCTGGAGGCGTACCTCGATGTCTGACCGTTTGAGCGTCTTCAAGACCTACAAGCTGTACGTAGGGGGCAAGTTCCCCCGGAGCGAGAGCGGCCGGGTGTACGAGGTGCAGGACAAGAAGTCCAACTGGCTGGCGAACGCGCCCCTTTCCTCCCGCAAGGACGCGCGTGACGCGGTCGTCGCGGCGCGCAAGGCGTTCGGCGGGTGGGCGGGTGCGACGGCGTACAACCGCGGCCAGATCCTCTACCGCATCGCGGAGATGCTGGAGGGGCGCAGGGACCAGTTCGTACGGGAGGTCGCGGAGGCCGAGGGCCTGTCGAAGTCGAAGGCGGCCGTGGTCGTGGACGCGGCGATCGACCGCTGGGTCTGGTACGCGGGCTGGACGGACAAGATCGCCCAACTCGCGGGCGGGGCGAACCCGGTGGCGGGCCCGTTCTTCAACCTCTCGACGCCGGAGCCGACGGGTGTGGTGACGGTGATCGCGCCCCAGGAGTCCTCCTTCCTGGGCCTGATCTCGGTGATCGCACCGGTGATCGCGACGGGCAACACGGCGGTGGTGGTGGCTTCGGAGAAGTCCCCGCTCCCGGCGCTGTCCCTGGGCGAGGTCCTGGCGACCTCCGACCTCCCGGGCGGCGTGGTCAACATCCTCTCGGGCAAGACGGCGGAGATCACGCCGTCGCTCGCGTCCCACCAGGACGTGAACGCGATCGACCTGACGGGCGCGGACGCGGACCTGGCGCGCGACCTGGAGATCGCGGCGGCGGACAACCTCAAGCGCGTACTGCGTCCCCAGCCGGTGGACTTCACGGCGGACCCGGGCACGCACCGCCTGACGGCGTTCCTGGAGACGAAGACGGTGTGGCACCCGACGGGCTCGCTGGGCGCATCGGGCTCCTCGTACTGACGCACTGAACCTGACGAACCGGCCCTGCGCCCCCGACCCGGGGGCGCAGGGCCCTCGCATGTCAGTTGTCATTGCCGGGTTACGGAAGCCGGCACCCCTCGCAGACTGCCGTGCCACCCCTGTGATCCGCGTGACCCGGAGCGAGAAACTACGGCGGAGGGGGCAGACGATGACCACAACACGGGCAAGAGCCCACAGCACCGGCAGCACGCTGCTGAGCGGGGGCGGCGCGGACCTGCGGCCGCCGGGCAGCGCGCGGTCCATGGGGGTGCTGCTGATCCTGCTGTCGATGGCGCTGGCGGTCGGCTGCTACGCGGCGTTCGCCTGGTGGCTGCCCTCCGACCGTGAGCGCTACCAGGACTACCGCGCGGCCGCCGCGTGCACCTCCCGGGCCGGCGAGCAGGAACAGAAGGACTGCCTGAGCACCTTCCACTTCACCGTGGAGAAGACGGTGAACAAGAGCGAGGGGAAGACCTCCACCTACGAAGCGACCCTGACGGGCCAGGACTCCTGGCGCGGAACGGTGTCCTTCGGCGACCCCGGACCCCTCCTGAAGCGGCTCGCGCCCGGCGACCGGGTCACGGCCACGGTCTGGCGGCGCGACATCGTGGTGCTGAGCAAGGACGGCGTACGCCAGAACACCTCAGAGGCACCCCGCGGCGAGATCCAGATGAACGCGGCGTTCGGCGTGCTCGCGGCGCTTGTCGCAGCCCAGGCCTTCGTGTTCGGAGCGGCACGCCTGGCCGGGTCCCGCGGCGGGTACGGGCGACTGACCTGGGACCCGTACGGCAGGCGCCTGCTCATCACGATCTTCGCGGCCGGCTTCGGTCTCGGCCTCCCGGCGACGTGGCTCAGGCTCCCGTGGTGGACCGTGCCCGTCACCGTGCCCTTGGTGGTGTGCGCGGTGGGTACGGTGCTCTACCGGCGGACGCGTCGCCCTGCTGCTCGTTGAGGCGCTGCAAAGGACCCCGTTCACCCTCCGTCCAGGGTGAGCGGGGCCTTTTGCGCATAGTCAGTAAGGGAGTTGCTGCAGGGTCCAGCCGTTGCCGTCGGGGTCGGTGAAGGCGGCGTAGGAGACGGTGGGCTTGCCCGGCGCGCTCATGTCCTCCACGGCGGCGACGTCGACGTCGCGCCCGACGAG
The sequence above is drawn from the Streptomyces sp. NBC_01465 genome and encodes:
- a CDS encoding PH domain-containing protein yields the protein MSTEPQTTYADRIFRSSAALVGGVLLLALAVWLGGDAVLNGKGRAPWLALAALLCVIPLVIAFTLRPAVYANDNRIRIRNPFRTITLPWAAVEDVRASYSSEIYTSGGEKYQLWAIPVSLRSRKRATSRQARDAASDPYGRTSAVASARSARSSRGLDAETGRAQADQAVADLRGLAERNAARPEAQGAAAVRWAFEIIAPAAVGALLFVIVLAVG
- the deoC gene encoding deoxyribose-phosphate aldolase, with the translated sequence MPSTAPAFVDATASDGALRRFLHGLPGVDAVGLEARAASLGTRSIKTTSKAYAIDLAISMIDLTTLEGADTPGKVRALSAKAVHPDPTDRTTPMTAAVCVYPDMVATAKAALGGAPVKVASVATAFPAGRAALPVKLADVRDAVAAGADEIDMVIDRGAFLAGRYMETYELISAVKAECGTARLKVIFETGELSTYDNIRRASWIGMMAGADFIKTSTGKVGVNATPANALLMLEAVRDYRAQTGIQVGVKPAGGIRNTKEAIKFLVLVNETAGADWLDNHWFRFGASSLLNDLLMQRQKLSTGRYSGPDYVTVD
- a CDS encoding aldehyde dehydrogenase family protein, whose protein sequence is MASVFEYAPAPESRSVVDIAPSYGLFIDGEFVEAADGKVFKSVSPSTEEVLSEVAQAGTADVDRAVKAARKAFEKWSALPGSERAKYLFRIARIIQERSRELAVLETLDNGKPIKETRDADLPLVAAHFFYYAGWADKLSHAGYGADPKPLGVAGQVIPWNFPLLMLAWKIAPALATGNTVVLKPAETTPLSALFFADICRQAGLPKGVVNILPGYGDAGAALTEHPDVNKVAFTGSTAVGKAIARQVAGTNKKVTLELGGKGANIVFDDAPIDQAVEGIVTGIFFNQGQVCCAGSRLLVQESVQDEVLDALKRRLSTLRLGDPLDKNTDIGAINSAEQLARITALAETGEAEGAERWSPECELPTSGYWFRPTLFTGVTQAHTVARDEIFGPVLSVLSFRTPEEAVAKANNTQYGLSAGIWTEKGSRILAVANKLRAGVVWANTFNKFDPTSPFGGYKESGYGREGGRHGLEAYLDV
- a CDS encoding aldehyde dehydrogenase family protein; this encodes MSDRLSVFKTYKLYVGGKFPRSESGRVYEVQDKKSNWLANAPLSSRKDARDAVVAARKAFGGWAGATAYNRGQILYRIAEMLEGRRDQFVREVAEAEGLSKSKAAVVVDAAIDRWVWYAGWTDKIAQLAGGANPVAGPFFNLSTPEPTGVVTVIAPQESSFLGLISVIAPVIATGNTAVVVASEKSPLPALSLGEVLATSDLPGGVVNILSGKTAEITPSLASHQDVNAIDLTGADADLARDLEIAAADNLKRVLRPQPVDFTADPGTHRLTAFLETKTVWHPTGSLGASGSSY